One part of the Luteibacter yeojuensis genome encodes these proteins:
- the kdpA gene encoding potassium-transporting ATPase subunit KdpA: MTANDFFQIGLYLVVLLALVKPVGRYMALVFADEPNRVTRFGAGAERLLYRLSGIRADEDMGWKRYALAMLVFNVAGVAAVYLLQRTQQWLPLNPQHFGAVTPDSAMNTAVSFATNTNWQGYGGESTMSYLTQALGLAVQNFLSAATGIAVLIAVVRGFARRGVNALGNFWVDVTRTTLYILLPFSLLIALLLVSQGVVQNLSAYVDATTLQHGTQTLPMGPAASQTAIKMLGTNGGGFFNANSSHPFENPTPLSNFIEMLSIFLIPGALCYTFGSMVGDRRQGWAILATMLLIFVPLTIGVVAAEQAGNPALHGLHIDAQASAMQSGGNMEGKETRFGIASSGLFAAITTAASCGAVNAMHDSLTPLGGLVPMWLMQLGEVVFGGVGSGLYGMLAFAVVAVFIAGLMVGRTPEYLGKKIEAHEMKMASLAVLIPCALVVVCTAIAVMVPAGVAGIANPGAHGFSEILYAVSSASNNNGSAFGGLSANTPFWNVLLAICMFFARFPLAIAMLAMAGSLAAKRHVPPSTGTLPTHTPLFVALLACIVIVVGALTFLPALALGPIVEHLTSLTGH; this comes from the coding sequence ATGACCGCCAACGATTTCTTCCAGATCGGCCTCTACCTGGTCGTCTTGCTGGCGCTCGTGAAACCGGTAGGCCGCTACATGGCCCTCGTCTTCGCCGACGAGCCCAACCGGGTGACCCGCTTCGGCGCGGGCGCGGAGCGCCTGCTGTATCGCCTCTCCGGCATCCGTGCCGACGAGGACATGGGCTGGAAGCGCTATGCCCTCGCCATGCTGGTCTTCAACGTGGCCGGCGTGGCGGCGGTGTACCTGCTCCAGCGCACCCAGCAGTGGCTGCCGCTGAACCCGCAGCACTTCGGGGCGGTGACGCCCGATTCCGCCATGAACACCGCCGTCAGTTTCGCGACGAACACCAACTGGCAGGGCTACGGCGGCGAGTCGACGATGAGTTACCTGACCCAGGCCCTTGGCCTGGCCGTGCAGAACTTCCTCTCGGCCGCCACCGGCATCGCGGTGCTGATCGCGGTGGTGCGTGGCTTCGCCCGGCGCGGGGTGAACGCCCTGGGCAACTTCTGGGTCGATGTCACCCGCACCACGCTGTACATCCTGCTGCCGTTCTCCCTGCTGATCGCGTTGCTGCTGGTGTCGCAGGGTGTCGTGCAGAACCTCTCGGCCTATGTCGACGCGACGACGCTGCAGCACGGCACGCAAACGCTGCCGATGGGCCCGGCCGCGTCGCAGACCGCGATCAAGATGCTGGGCACGAACGGCGGCGGCTTCTTCAACGCCAACTCCTCGCATCCTTTCGAGAACCCGACGCCGTTGTCGAACTTCATCGAGATGCTCTCGATCTTCCTGATCCCGGGTGCGCTCTGCTACACGTTCGGCAGCATGGTCGGGGACCGCCGCCAGGGCTGGGCGATCCTTGCGACCATGTTGCTCATCTTCGTCCCGCTGACGATCGGTGTCGTGGCCGCCGAGCAGGCCGGCAACCCGGCGCTGCACGGCCTGCACATCGATGCGCAGGCATCGGCCATGCAGAGCGGCGGCAACATGGAGGGCAAGGAAACCCGTTTCGGGATCGCCAGCTCCGGCCTGTTCGCCGCGATCACCACGGCGGCGTCGTGCGGCGCGGTGAACGCGATGCACGATTCGCTCACCCCGCTGGGCGGTCTGGTGCCGATGTGGTTGATGCAGCTGGGCGAAGTGGTCTTCGGTGGCGTCGGCTCGGGGCTGTACGGCATGCTGGCCTTCGCGGTGGTCGCCGTGTTCATCGCCGGCCTCATGGTGGGCCGGACGCCGGAATACCTGGGCAAGAAGATCGAAGCCCACGAGATGAAGATGGCGAGCCTCGCCGTGCTGATTCCGTGCGCCCTGGTGGTGGTGTGCACCGCCATCGCGGTGATGGTTCCCGCCGGGGTGGCGGGCATAGCGAATCCCGGCGCGCACGGCTTCAGCGAGATCCTGTACGCCGTGAGCTCGGCCTCGAACAACAACGGCAGCGCGTTCGGCGGTCTTTCGGCGAACACGCCGTTCTGGAACGTGCTGCTTGCCATCTGCATGTTCTTCGCCCGCTTCCCGTTGGCCATCGCCATGCTGGCCATGGCCGGCTCGCTCGCCGCCAAGCGGCACGTGCCGCCCTCGACGGGCACGCTGCCCACGCATACGCCGCTGTTCGTCGCGTTGCTGGCCTGCATCGTCATCGTCGTCGGCGCGCTCACCTTCCTCCCGGCGCTGGCCCTCGGGCCGATCGTCGAGCACCTCACGTCTCTCACGGGGCACTGA
- the kdpB gene encoding potassium-transporting ATPase subunit KdpB, translating to MTSHAHAARGFDRAMVTRAVADAFLKLNPRMQFRNPVMFVVFVCSILTTLLWVQALAGHGEAPTAFIFWVGLWLWFTLLFANFAEALAEGRGKAQADALRGSRRDVAAKKLTAPRHDAQVVFTPSSELRTGHHVLVEAGDIVPGDGDVVIGAASIDESAITGESAPVIREAGGDRSAVTGGTRVLSDWLVVRITSNPGESFLDRMIAMVEGASRRKTPNEIALTIMLAKFTLIFLLACATLLPYSIYSVQAAGSGNPITLTVLVALLVCLIPTTIGALLSAIGIAGMDRMIRANVIATSGRAVEAAGDVDVLLLDKTGTITLGNRQAVAFHPAPGVEVRELAEAAELASRADETPEGRSIVVLAEAAFGMHGRRRDDGATFVPFTAQTRMSGVDIGVRHIRKGAIDAVERYLEAQDSHMPPLVKRMAEDVARRGATPLIVVDGALTLGVVELKDIVKDGIKERFAEMRRMGIRTVMITGDNPLTAAAIAAEAGVDDFLAEATPEAKLKLIRDIQAENRLVAMCGDGTNDAPALAQADVAVAMNSGTQAAKEAGNMVDLDSNPTKLIEVVAIGKQMLITRGALTTFSIANDIAKYFAIIPAAFATTYPALNALNVMHLATPQSAILSAVIFNALIIVFLIPLALKGVAYRALGAGPLLRRNLLVYGLGGVIVPFVGIKLVDMLLVLTGLA from the coding sequence ATGACCTCCCATGCCCATGCCGCGCGCGGTTTCGACCGCGCGATGGTGACGCGCGCCGTCGCCGACGCGTTCCTCAAGCTCAATCCGCGGATGCAGTTCCGCAATCCGGTGATGTTCGTCGTCTTCGTGTGCAGCATCCTGACCACCCTCCTGTGGGTACAGGCGCTGGCCGGTCACGGCGAAGCCCCCACGGCCTTCATCTTCTGGGTCGGCCTCTGGCTCTGGTTCACGCTGCTGTTCGCCAACTTCGCCGAAGCCCTGGCGGAGGGGCGTGGCAAGGCGCAAGCCGATGCGCTGCGGGGTTCGCGGCGTGACGTGGCGGCCAAGAAGCTCACCGCGCCGCGGCACGACGCGCAGGTCGTGTTTACCCCGTCGAGCGAATTGCGCACCGGTCATCACGTGCTGGTGGAAGCCGGCGACATCGTGCCGGGCGACGGCGATGTCGTGATCGGGGCGGCGAGCATCGACGAAAGCGCCATCACCGGCGAATCGGCACCGGTGATCCGCGAAGCCGGCGGCGACCGCAGCGCCGTCACCGGCGGCACCCGCGTACTGTCCGACTGGCTGGTCGTGCGCATCACGAGCAATCCCGGCGAGAGCTTCCTCGACCGCATGATCGCGATGGTGGAAGGTGCTTCGCGCCGCAAGACACCGAACGAGATCGCCCTCACCATCATGCTGGCGAAGTTCACCCTGATCTTCCTGCTGGCCTGCGCGACGCTCCTGCCTTATTCGATCTACAGCGTGCAGGCCGCCGGCAGCGGCAACCCGATCACGCTGACCGTGCTGGTGGCGCTCCTGGTGTGCCTCATTCCCACCACGATCGGCGCGCTGCTCTCGGCCATCGGCATCGCGGGCATGGACCGGATGATCCGCGCCAACGTGATCGCCACGTCGGGACGCGCGGTGGAAGCCGCCGGCGACGTGGACGTGCTGCTGCTGGACAAGACCGGCACCATCACGCTCGGCAATCGCCAGGCCGTGGCGTTCCATCCCGCCCCTGGCGTGGAAGTGCGCGAGCTCGCGGAGGCCGCCGAGCTCGCCTCGCGCGCCGACGAAACGCCGGAGGGCCGCAGCATCGTCGTGCTCGCCGAAGCGGCCTTCGGCATGCATGGCCGTCGCCGGGACGATGGCGCCACCTTCGTGCCCTTCACCGCGCAGACCCGGATGAGCGGCGTGGACATCGGCGTCCGTCACATCCGCAAGGGTGCGATCGACGCGGTCGAGCGTTACCTCGAAGCCCAGGACAGCCACATGCCGCCGCTCGTGAAGCGCATGGCCGAGGACGTGGCGCGGCGCGGCGCCACGCCGCTGATCGTGGTCGACGGCGCGCTGACGCTGGGCGTGGTCGAACTCAAGGACATCGTGAAGGACGGCATCAAGGAACGCTTCGCGGAAATGCGCCGCATGGGCATCCGCACGGTCATGATCACCGGCGACAACCCGCTCACCGCGGCCGCCATCGCCGCCGAAGCCGGCGTGGACGATTTCCTCGCCGAGGCGACGCCGGAAGCGAAGCTGAAACTGATTCGCGACATCCAGGCCGAGAACCGCCTGGTGGCCATGTGCGGCGACGGTACCAACGACGCACCCGCACTCGCCCAGGCCGACGTGGCCGTGGCGATGAACAGCGGTACCCAGGCGGCGAAGGAAGCCGGCAACATGGTCGACCTGGATTCCAATCCGACCAAGCTGATCGAGGTCGTCGCGATCGGCAAGCAGATGCTGATCACCCGCGGCGCGCTGACCACGTTCTCGATCGCCAACGACATCGCGAAGTACTTCGCGATCATCCCCGCGGCGTTCGCGACGACCTATCCGGCGCTCAACGCGCTGAACGTGATGCACCTCGCCACACCGCAGAGCGCCATCCTGTCGGCGGTGATCTTCAACGCGCTGATCATCGTCTTCCTCATTCCGCTCGCGCTCAAAGGCGTGGCCTACCGCGCACTGGGCGCAGGCCCCCTGCTCCGCCGCAACCTGCTGGTGTACGGCCTGGGCGGCGTCATCGTGCCCTTCGTCGGCATCAAGCTCGTCGACATGCTCCTGGTCCTCACGGGCCTGGCCTGA
- a CDS encoding TorF family putative porin, translating into MHSIKLTRILLLAACAAAATAVLAPAAHAAGAPPVTGNVAIVSDYMFRGLSQTWGHPAIQGGADYSNPAGFAAGTWASSVSDRSYAGGSMELDLYASFGRPIDDDWSWRVGLYGYVYPGANLDQAAGYRGRSFNTAEANAALSWRQFTLKYNRSLTDYFGADREQGFDGDTHGTGYLQLDAALPLSDAWSLALHAGHTHYTASLAVPTAYGVHDVSYSDYSATVKYAIDEHWSVSAGITHATNDRYYGHVSSYADAADTRDLGGTRGLVMIQGTF; encoded by the coding sequence ATGCACAGCATCAAGCTCACACGGATCCTCTTGCTGGCCGCCTGCGCGGCAGCCGCCACCGCCGTCCTCGCTCCTGCCGCCCATGCGGCCGGCGCGCCGCCCGTCACCGGCAACGTGGCGATCGTGTCGGATTACATGTTCCGCGGCCTGAGCCAGACCTGGGGCCACCCGGCCATCCAGGGTGGCGCCGACTACAGCAACCCCGCCGGCTTCGCCGCCGGCACCTGGGCCTCGAGCGTCAGCGACCGCAGCTATGCCGGCGGTTCGATGGAGCTCGATCTGTACGCCAGCTTCGGTCGTCCCATCGACGACGACTGGTCGTGGCGCGTGGGCCTCTACGGCTACGTGTATCCGGGCGCCAACCTGGACCAGGCGGCGGGGTACCGGGGCCGCTCGTTCAATACCGCCGAAGCGAACGCGGCGCTCTCGTGGCGCCAGTTCACCTTGAAGTACAACCGCTCCCTTACGGACTATTTCGGCGCGGATCGCGAGCAGGGATTCGATGGCGATACCCACGGTACCGGTTACCTGCAGCTGGACGCCGCGCTGCCCTTGTCGGATGCATGGTCCCTCGCCCTGCACGCGGGGCATACCCATTACACCGCCTCGCTGGCCGTGCCGACGGCGTACGGCGTGCACGACGTGAGCTACAGCGATTACTCGGCGACGGTGAAGTACGCCATCGACGAGCACTGGTCGGTCAGCGCCGGCATCACGCATGCGACCAACGACCGTTACTACGGCCACGTGTCCAGTTATGCCGACGCCGCGGACACCCGCGACCTCGGCGGCACGCGTGGTCTCGTCATGATCCAGGGCACGTTCTGA
- a CDS encoding glutathionylspermidine synthase family protein encodes MRRERIEPRAGWQHRVEAIGFGFHTLDGRPYWREDACYVFDESAIAMLETATAELHSLCLEAVDRIVRAGRYADLGLPDDAARLAERSWFDRDPSLYGRMDLSFDGRSPPKLFEYNADTPTSLFEASVVQWYWLEDVAPEADQFNSIHEKLIARWREIGGGPRVHFAACYDNPEDGTTTDYLLDTCVQAGYDVQPLDIEEIGWSGKAFIDLADRPIDRLFKLYPWEWLMSEPFATHIPHSGTRWLEPPWKMLLSNKAILPLLWEFFPGHPNLLPASRTRAHVDGPVVAKPYWGREGDGIVVLGVNERGEDKPLHVYQSLAPLPVFDGRHALVGSWVIGDEPAGIGIREDDDRITRNTSCFVPHRFRQGH; translated from the coding sequence ATGCGGCGCGAACGCATCGAGCCGCGCGCCGGCTGGCAGCATCGCGTGGAGGCGATCGGCTTCGGTTTCCACACGCTCGACGGCAGGCCTTACTGGCGCGAGGATGCCTGCTACGTCTTCGACGAATCCGCGATCGCCATGCTGGAAACGGCAACGGCCGAGCTCCACTCCCTGTGCCTGGAAGCCGTCGACCGTATCGTCCGCGCCGGCCGCTACGCCGATCTCGGCCTCCCCGACGATGCGGCGCGCCTGGCGGAACGCAGCTGGTTCGATCGCGATCCCTCGCTCTATGGCCGGATGGACCTCTCCTTCGACGGCCGTTCGCCACCGAAGCTGTTCGAATACAACGCGGATACGCCCACGTCGCTCTTCGAAGCCTCGGTAGTCCAGTGGTACTGGCTGGAGGACGTCGCGCCCGAGGCGGACCAGTTCAATTCGATCCACGAGAAACTCATCGCACGCTGGCGGGAGATCGGCGGTGGACCGCGCGTGCACTTCGCGGCCTGCTACGACAATCCCGAGGACGGCACCACCACGGACTACCTGCTGGATACCTGCGTCCAGGCGGGATACGACGTGCAACCGCTCGATATCGAGGAAATCGGCTGGTCCGGCAAGGCGTTCATCGACCTGGCCGACCGCCCGATCGACCGCCTGTTCAAGCTGTATCCGTGGGAGTGGCTGATGAGCGAGCCATTCGCCACGCACATCCCGCACAGCGGAACGCGCTGGCTCGAGCCGCCGTGGAAGATGCTGCTGTCGAACAAGGCGATCCTTCCACTGCTTTGGGAATTCTTTCCGGGGCATCCGAACCTGCTGCCCGCGAGCCGCACGCGTGCGCACGTCGACGGTCCCGTGGTGGCGAAGCCGTACTGGGGCCGCGAGGGCGACGGCATCGTCGTGCTCGGTGTGAACGAACGCGGCGAGGACAAGCCGCTTCATGTCTACCAGTCGCTCGCGCCCCTGCCCGTGTTCGATGGGCGGCACGCGCTGGTGGGGTCCTGGGTGATCGGCGACGAACCCGCCGGCATCGGCATCCGCGAAGACGACGACCGGATCACGCGCAATACGAGCTGCTTCGTGCCGCACCGGTTTCGCCAGGGACACTAG
- a CDS encoding prolyl oligopeptidase family serine peptidase: protein MRVLVPRLLAASLLFAFGAHAATSPPPPTPKRMVSETLAGQPVNDPYRWLENSAAADVKQWIDAQNAYTEAAIGAMPLGKTLSNRIRELSITSTTRSSPTLAGGTLFYFENTPPQPQPVLVAKAWPDGKTRTLVDLNQGDGSTAITAYWPSPSGRYLAYGTAEGGSELTTIHILDTNTGKPLGDVLPFAGGGTTPQALAWDADEKGVTYARFDAPAAGKPLREFDAYLAHHVIGQPAAKDKVVFGKGYSHVAEYILKEDAGGKATALLANEGDGGPAEVYLREGNGSFRRVLGREADVRAASWVGDRLYVVTFAGAPRGKVVAIGADGKATDVLAEGKGAIQHVTALGDGFLVVRSAGPDWWADQYDARAGFVRRVPLPATGIAIGGVAAEKGQGKALITYAGWTQPTHWAEYDGATGAVKTIFEVKPAADYSKVRVTRVEGTSKDGTKIPVTVIAMDGTSPNGKRPTILYSYGGFGIPVTPGFIGANLAWLERGGVLAYANIRGGNEFGEAWHEQGQKTRKQNVFDDFYAASQALIDTKWTDTKHLGILGGSNGGLLMGAALTQHPEQYRAVVGAVGIYDVPRHETAFANGPYNVSEYGSVSDPVLAKAMLAYSPLHNVKKGAKYPAVLLTTGANDPRVAPWQSRKFAAALQDASSSGQPVLLLTRMNAGHGIGAPFSQRVGNQALAMTFFATELGLGE, encoded by the coding sequence ATGCGCGTCCTCGTCCCCCGCCTGCTCGCCGCCAGCCTTCTCTTCGCCTTCGGCGCCCACGCCGCCACGTCCCCTCCGCCGCCGACGCCGAAGCGGATGGTTTCGGAAACGCTTGCGGGCCAGCCCGTGAACGATCCGTACCGCTGGCTGGAGAACTCGGCGGCGGCTGACGTGAAGCAGTGGATCGACGCGCAGAACGCCTACACCGAGGCTGCCATCGGCGCCATGCCGCTGGGCAAGACGCTGAGCAACCGCATCCGCGAGCTGTCGATCACTTCCACCACGCGCTCCTCGCCGACGCTGGCGGGCGGCACGCTTTTCTATTTCGAGAACACGCCGCCGCAGCCGCAGCCGGTACTGGTCGCGAAAGCCTGGCCGGACGGCAAGACGCGCACCCTCGTCGACCTCAACCAGGGCGACGGCAGCACCGCGATCACCGCTTACTGGCCGTCGCCCAGCGGCCGCTACCTCGCCTACGGCACGGCCGAGGGCGGTAGCGAGCTGACCACCATCCATATCCTCGACACGAACACCGGCAAACCGCTGGGCGACGTGCTGCCCTTCGCCGGCGGCGGCACCACGCCGCAGGCGCTGGCCTGGGATGCCGACGAGAAGGGCGTGACCTATGCGCGCTTCGACGCCCCGGCGGCCGGCAAGCCGCTCCGCGAATTCGATGCCTACCTTGCCCACCACGTCATCGGTCAACCGGCGGCGAAGGACAAGGTGGTATTCGGCAAGGGTTACTCGCACGTGGCCGAGTACATCCTCAAGGAGGACGCGGGCGGCAAGGCCACGGCACTGCTCGCCAACGAGGGCGACGGCGGTCCGGCCGAGGTCTACCTGCGCGAGGGCAACGGTTCCTTCAGGCGTGTGCTCGGCCGCGAAGCGGACGTGCGCGCGGCGAGCTGGGTGGGCGACCGCCTCTACGTCGTCACCTTCGCGGGCGCGCCGCGCGGAAAGGTCGTCGCGATCGGGGCGGACGGCAAGGCCACCGACGTCCTCGCCGAGGGCAAGGGCGCCATCCAGCACGTGACCGCGCTAGGCGACGGTTTCCTCGTCGTGCGCAGCGCCGGCCCCGACTGGTGGGCCGACCAGTACGACGCCAGGGCCGGCTTCGTGCGCCGCGTGCCGTTGCCCGCCACGGGTATCGCCATCGGTGGCGTCGCCGCCGAAAAGGGTCAGGGCAAGGCGCTGATCACCTATGCCGGCTGGACCCAGCCGACGCATTGGGCCGAGTACGACGGCGCCACCGGCGCGGTGAAGACCATCTTCGAAGTGAAGCCCGCCGCCGACTATTCGAAGGTGCGCGTCACGCGGGTGGAAGGCACCTCGAAGGACGGCACGAAGATCCCGGTGACGGTGATCGCGATGGACGGCACGTCGCCGAACGGCAAGCGCCCGACCATCCTCTACAGCTATGGCGGCTTCGGCATTCCGGTGACGCCGGGCTTCATCGGGGCAAACCTCGCCTGGCTGGAACGCGGCGGCGTGCTCGCCTACGCCAACATCCGTGGCGGTAACGAGTTCGGCGAGGCGTGGCACGAGCAGGGTCAGAAGACGCGCAAGCAGAACGTGTTCGACGATTTCTATGCGGCCTCGCAGGCGCTGATCGATACGAAGTGGACCGACACGAAGCACCTCGGCATCCTCGGTGGCAGCAATGGCGGCCTGCTGATGGGCGCGGCGCTCACGCAGCATCCGGAGCAGTACCGCGCCGTGGTCGGCGCCGTGGGTATCTACGACGTACCGCGCCACGAGACGGCCTTCGCCAACGGTCCGTACAACGTGAGCGAATACGGTAGCGTGTCCGATCCCGTGCTGGCGAAGGCGATGCTGGCCTATTCGCCCCTGCATAACGTGAAGAAGGGCGCGAAGTACCCGGCCGTTCTGCTGACCACCGGCGCCAACGATCCGCGCGTGGCGCCCTGGCAGTCGCGCAAGTTCGCCGCGGCGTTGCAGGACGCCAGCAGCTCCGGCCAGCCGGTGCTCCTGCTCACCCGCATGAACGCGGGTCACGGCATCGGCGCGCCCTTCAGCCAGCGCGTGGGCAACCAGGCGCTGGCGATGACGTTCTTCGCGACCGAATTGGGCCTCGGGGAGTAA
- a CDS encoding DUF350 domain-containing protein — MIVSDLFALPAFVAYLALGALYFVAFLVTYIWITPQREMALIRDGNLAAALSLGGAAVGFVQPLASAIAHSVSLLDLALWGLVAWVVQLLTHFVLRLVVRDLRSKIEGDVRSVALFVAVVAACVGAINAAAMSY; from the coding sequence GTGATCGTGTCGGACCTGTTCGCCCTTCCCGCCTTCGTGGCCTACCTGGCTCTCGGTGCCTTGTACTTCGTCGCCTTCCTGGTGACCTACATCTGGATCACCCCCCAGCGGGAAATGGCGTTGATCCGCGACGGCAACCTCGCCGCCGCCCTCAGCCTCGGCGGCGCCGCCGTCGGCTTCGTGCAACCGCTTGCCAGCGCGATCGCGCACAGCGTCAGCCTGCTGGACCTCGCCCTCTGGGGGCTGGTGGCCTGGGTGGTGCAACTGCTGACCCATTTCGTGCTTCGCCTGGTGGTGCGCGACCTGCGCAGCAAGATCGAAGGCGACGTGCGTTCGGTGGCGCTGTTCGTCGCGGTGGTCGCGGCCTGCGTCGGCGCGATCAACGCCGCCGCCATGTCCTACTGA
- a CDS encoding S9 family peptidase, which translates to MRVLAAALITALAAAPALAAQPPLDMETIMADPDWIGPPVEDAYWSVDGSQVYYSLKHDGTPVRDLWRVAADGGTPERLDPAAVAKADGGKPVFDRDRRHAAFVHHGDILLRDLASGTTVQVTRSGAKERDPRFSLDGRLLTFRADNDWFAYAVAGGPVSQVADLEAKDDPEAKKSDGLTDDQQALFKTLRDLRSDEKAMAADADALSAADPGRAPKPFWLGKNVSIVDTSLSPDGRWMIVVTEAKDADKGKVADLTHYVTDSGYAEPEATRSYVGRKDPAPQSLRLLDLKTHASYDLDTKTLPGIGDDPLAEIRAKTVAALRKEGRKERADELAAPAKRPAIVNAEYSPGIVWSDDGREAAVQLRAIDNKDRWIATVDFDRHALVSQHRLTDKAWINWDGNDFGWLRDGRTLWYLSEESGYAQLYTRPLGGKATALTAGRFEVDHPVLSPDGSRFYVRTNKVAPYSYDIYAVPAKGGELARITHFEGLDDFTLSPDGSRLAVLHSSPYVPSQLATIGVDGSAPRELTDTRKPAYKAREWIAPKIVQVPSKHGAGTIWAKFYGPADAAAAASRPAVIFVHGAGYLQNVHLSYPSYFREQMFHNLLVQRGYVVLDMDYRASKGYGRDWRTAIYRQMGHPELDDLLDGKAWLVANHGVDPKRVGIYGGSYGGFMTLMALLRAPGEFAAGAALRPVTDWTSYNHEYTSNILNDPQLDPEAYKTSSPIHYAEALADPLLIEHGLIDDNVLASDSIRLYQRFIELHKTNFWMSLYPLERHGFVHADSWYDEYRRIDELFRERLEK; encoded by the coding sequence ATGCGCGTACTCGCCGCCGCCCTGATCACCGCCCTCGCCGCGGCCCCTGCACTGGCCGCACAGCCGCCGCTCGACATGGAAACGATCATGGCCGATCCGGATTGGATCGGGCCGCCGGTGGAGGACGCCTACTGGAGCGTGGACGGCAGCCAGGTCTACTACTCGCTGAAGCACGACGGCACGCCGGTGCGCGACCTCTGGCGGGTGGCCGCGGACGGCGGCACGCCGGAGCGCCTCGACCCGGCGGCGGTCGCGAAGGCCGACGGCGGCAAGCCGGTATTCGACCGCGACCGTCGCCATGCCGCCTTCGTCCACCATGGCGACATCCTCCTGCGCGACCTTGCCAGCGGCACCACCGTGCAGGTGACGCGAAGCGGTGCGAAGGAGCGCGACCCGCGCTTCTCCCTCGACGGGCGGCTGCTCACCTTCCGCGCCGACAACGACTGGTTCGCGTATGCCGTGGCCGGTGGTCCGGTGTCGCAGGTAGCCGACCTGGAAGCGAAGGACGATCCGGAGGCGAAGAAGTCCGACGGACTGACCGACGACCAGCAGGCGCTGTTCAAGACGCTGCGCGACCTGCGATCCGACGAAAAAGCGATGGCGGCGGATGCCGACGCCCTTTCGGCCGCCGATCCGGGGCGCGCGCCGAAGCCGTTCTGGCTGGGCAAGAACGTGAGCATCGTGGATACCTCGCTGTCGCCGGACGGTCGCTGGATGATCGTGGTGACCGAGGCCAAGGACGCGGACAAGGGCAAGGTCGCCGACCTCACGCATTACGTGACCGATTCCGGATACGCGGAGCCCGAGGCGACGCGCAGCTACGTGGGAAGGAAGGATCCCGCGCCGCAGTCCCTGCGCTTGCTCGACCTGAAGACGCATGCGAGCTACGACCTCGACACGAAGACCCTGCCGGGCATCGGCGACGATCCGCTGGCCGAGATCCGTGCGAAGACCGTGGCGGCGCTGCGCAAGGAGGGCAGGAAGGAACGCGCCGACGAACTCGCCGCTCCGGCGAAGCGGCCGGCGATCGTCAACGCCGAGTACAGCCCGGGCATCGTCTGGAGCGACGACGGCCGCGAAGCGGCCGTGCAGCTGCGCGCCATCGACAACAAGGATCGCTGGATCGCCACCGTCGACTTCGACCGCCATGCCCTGGTCTCGCAGCATCGACTGACCGACAAGGCCTGGATCAACTGGGACGGCAACGACTTCGGCTGGCTACGCGATGGACGCACGCTCTGGTACCTGAGCGAGGAATCCGGCTACGCGCAGCTGTACACGCGTCCCCTTGGGGGCAAGGCCACGGCGCTGACCGCGGGCCGCTTCGAGGTCGATCACCCGGTGTTGAGCCCCGACGGTTCGCGCTTCTACGTGCGTACGAACAAGGTCGCACCCTATAGCTATGACATCTACGCCGTGCCGGCGAAGGGTGGCGAGCTTGCCCGCATCACGCACTTCGAGGGTCTCGACGATTTCACGCTTTCGCCGGACGGGAGCCGCCTCGCCGTCCTGCATTCTTCGCCCTACGTTCCCTCCCAGCTGGCAACGATCGGGGTGGATGGCTCGGCGCCGCGCGAGCTGACCGATACGCGCAAGCCGGCCTACAAGGCGCGCGAGTGGATCGCGCCGAAGATCGTCCAGGTGCCCTCGAAGCACGGCGCAGGCACGATCTGGGCGAAGTTCTACGGCCCGGCCGACGCGGCCGCGGCGGCCTCGCGCCCGGCGGTGATCTTCGTCCACGGTGCCGGCTACCTGCAGAACGTACACCTGTCCTACCCGTCGTACTTCCGTGAGCAGATGTTCCACAACCTGTTGGTGCAGCGCGGCTACGTGGTGCTGGACATGGACTATCGCGCTTCGAAGGGCTACGGCCGCGACTGGCGAACGGCGATCTACCGGCAGATGGGTCATCCCGAACTGGACGACCTGCTCGACGGCAAGGCCTGGCTGGTGGCGAACCATGGCGTGGACCCGAAGCGCGTGGGTATCTATGGCGGCAGCTACGGCGGCTTCATGACGTTGATGGCCCTGCTGCGCGCGCCGGGCGAGTTCGCCGCGGGCGCCGCGTTGCGTCCGGTCACGGACTGGACCAGCTACAACCATGAGTACACCTCGAACATCCTCAACGATCCGCAGCTGGACCCGGAGGCGTACAAGACCAGCTCGCCGATCCATTACGCCGAGGCGCTCGCCGATCCGCTGCTGATCGAGCATGGCCTGATCGACGACAACGTGCTGGCCAGCGACTCCATCCGCCTGTACCAGCGTTTCATCGAGCTGCACAAGACGAATTTCTGGATGTCGCTGTATCCGTTGGAGCGGCATGGGTTCGTGCATGCGGACTCGTGGTATGACGAGTACCGGCGGATCGACGAACTGTTCCGGGAGAGGTTGGAAAAGTAG
- the kdpF gene encoding K(+)-transporting ATPase subunit F, protein MSFIYIVAMVIAVALAGYLCVALLKPEWFE, encoded by the coding sequence ATGTCCTTCATCTATATCGTCGCCATGGTCATCGCCGTGGCGCTCGCGGGCTATCTGTGCGTCGCCCTCCTCAAGCCGGAGTGGTTCGAATGA